In the genome of Candidatus Bathyarchaeota archaeon, one region contains:
- a CDS encoding sulfite exporter TauE/SafE family protein — MLLNIIAGISLGLGNGVLCLSSCFPILVPHITAEHHSMRKGFLAAFYFSLGRLITYLILGITVSYFGNILLTSGTSAVVILILGIVLIIYGFAISFGIHLGMGPKLGNYFSSIKSSLLLGILASFRLCVPFILALAYVSTVSSVIGSIIFIFFFWAASSIYIPLLGMLVGLFSNVLKEQISIERIRRINGIALLIIGLIFINQGVNLFLAPES; from the coding sequence ATGTTATTGAACATCATTGCTGGAATTTCACTTGGTCTAGGGAATGGTGTTCTGTGTCTTTCTTCATGCTTCCCAATTTTAGTTCCACACATAACCGCAGAGCATCACTCTATGAGAAAGGGATTCTTAGCTGCCTTTTACTTCAGCCTGGGTAGACTTATCACATATCTTATCTTGGGGATTACAGTATCTTATTTCGGAAATATTCTATTAACTTCGGGAACATCTGCTGTAGTAATACTAATTCTTGGCATTGTCTTGATAATCTATGGCTTTGCAATATCTTTTGGAATTCATTTAGGAATGGGGCCAAAATTAGGAAATTATTTTAGTTCAATTAAATCAAGTCTATTACTAGGCATATTAGCAAGTTTTCGACTTTGCGTACCTTTCATTTTGGCTCTTGCATACGTTTCAACGGTTTCAAGTGTGATCGGAAGTATTATCTTCATATTTTTCTTTTGGGCAGCTTCCTCCATTTACATTCCACTTTTAGGCATGCTCGTTGGCTTGTTTTCCAATGTCCTAAAAGAGCAAATCAGCATTGAAAGGATCAGAAGGATTAATGGAATTGCATTACTCATTATTGGTTTGATTTTTATTAATCAAGGAGTCAATCTTTTTCTAGCACCTGAATCATAA
- a CDS encoding CoA transferase subunit A: protein MMEIIQEGKGELLGWLDPDVFRKWNMENKSRELKDKRMTVKEVTKKFVKDGDLMALGGFGHVRVPMSLVYQIIREKRRNLAMAGKTAVHDIDLLVAAGCVNRVEAAYSFGHELRGLSPASRRAVESGKCKVVAEISNAGYQWRFLAAMMGIPFIPSRTLMGSDTLKYSSAKVIKDPFTGKPLTLFPACHPDVAIIHTHRCDIYGNAQIDGIIIEDFELSRAAKRVIITTEEIIDNKEIRKKPWLTSIPFYVVDAVIHVPYGSHPCQMPLLYYFDEHHIANWLNLSKTQEGVEEYFDKYVYGVDTFDEYLMLIGGKGTLECLQKVEQLRIPMKAS from the coding sequence ATGATGGAAATTATTCAAGAAGGTAAAGGCGAGCTCTTAGGTTGGCTTGACCCAGATGTTTTCCGAAAATGGAATATGGAAAATAAATCGAGAGAACTCAAAGATAAGCGAATGACTGTAAAAGAGGTAACCAAGAAATTTGTAAAGGACGGTGACTTGATGGCTTTAGGAGGATTCGGTCATGTTAGAGTTCCTATGTCTTTGGTTTACCAGATAATAAGAGAGAAACGTCGTAATTTAGCTATGGCCGGTAAAACAGCAGTCCACGATATAGATCTATTAGTCGCTGCTGGTTGCGTAAATAGAGTTGAGGCAGCCTATAGCTTTGGTCATGAACTGAGAGGTTTATCACCAGCATCAAGAAGGGCTGTAGAATCTGGAAAATGTAAAGTTGTCGCGGAGATTTCTAATGCAGGTTATCAATGGCGTTTTTTAGCAGCTATGATGGGTATTCCATTTATTCCTTCAAGAACTCTGATGGGGAGTGATACATTAAAGTACAGCTCAGCAAAGGTAATTAAGGATCCTTTCACTGGCAAACCTTTAACATTATTCCCCGCTTGCCACCCAGACGTCGCCATTATCCATACTCATCGCTGTGACATTTATGGAAACGCGCAGATAGATGGTATTATTATTGAAGATTTTGAGTTATCGAGAGCTGCTAAAAGAGTTATAATTACTACTGAGGAAATAATCGATAATAAAGAAATCAGAAAAAAACCATGGTTGACTTCTATCCCTTTCTATGTTGTTGATGCTGTCATACATGTTCCTTATGGATCACATCCATGTCAGATGCCCCTACTTTATTACTTTGATGAGCATCATATTGCCAATTGGCTTAATCTTTCCAAGACTCAAGAAGGGGTAGAGGAATATTTTGATAAATATGTTTATGGAGTCGATACCTTTGATGAGTATCTTATGCTCATTGGTGGAAAAGGGACTCTTGAATGTCTACAAAAAGTTGAGCAACTTAGGATTCCAATGAAGGCTTCGTAA
- a CDS encoding xanthine dehydrogenase family protein molybdopterin-binding subunit, whose product MAVKAKRYVGDLTKFASQMKAMGSTADMKYITQRVEDVNGPSIVTGTANYTINMDMPGQLAIKFKNSLYAHANITVDTSKAKTVPGVVLVLKGDDPEMEGTTLLGDQPFLALGKVRYSGEPVALVAAETEEAADDAVDLIEVDYDELPATVTPEDAGSQNPTAIPHEPAPEASPGRPNVFFYQPLRYKDVDAAFADSDVIHEATYKMPNDPHGPICPVTGAAAWEGSNRMHVWGDVQNIHPLPWPLSAVYAGLPQNKVTFHGPEICAAGFGGKNLGGGAFYAAFVTKLTGRPSICTFNQKMSLSWTSRPPWTWKIKIGAKNDGTFTGIEAEAYICGPYGRFMGGGGLHERARNGIAGTYRWQAAKFDGYAAYANTQNTLSYRGFSSPETCFAVELAVSELADKLGMDQVEIRLKNALNEGERDIVNEIKRSMGFKGVLKSVKMMMDEWGPKPADEGPIKYGRGICGGNKYTQGGMITNQVFLRVRSNGLVDIICDSMDLGHGLNTIWRQFVSEAMNIPIERVNKVEVNTDVVPHTSNSYSSMATFHGGYAIIEAANAAKKMIEQQTGKPYNPDDWSGIGDPTKIWGPQQFVVDGGIYAPDDYLLGNIDPETSQCLGPHYRMVLFHSHQAAAFEVAVNADTGEVCVTKAVMGADPIPANATNLEAQIEGAGLVMGMGTATTEERWMDKGIILGDSFLYWPMPTVTCTPKLADVGTVIEPIWGEAHGENPRINGPFGVKGCAEGVQAPVAQTVLMAISDAIGVQLREIPATPDKILKALGKA is encoded by the coding sequence ATGGCAGTTAAAGCAAAACGATATGTAGGAGATTTAACTAAATTCGCAAGCCAAATGAAAGCGATGGGTTCAACAGCTGATATGAAATATATAACCCAGCGTGTTGAAGACGTCAATGGACCTTCGATAGTCACCGGAACTGCAAACTATACAATCAACATGGATATGCCAGGACAACTGGCTATAAAGTTCAAGAACAGCCTATATGCACATGCAAACATAACGGTTGATACAAGCAAAGCCAAGACAGTCCCAGGTGTAGTATTAGTACTCAAAGGAGATGACCCTGAGATGGAAGGGACCACCCTATTAGGTGACCAACCATTCCTTGCTTTGGGAAAAGTACGCTACTCTGGAGAGCCGGTAGCTCTGGTAGCTGCTGAGACTGAGGAGGCAGCTGACGATGCAGTTGATCTAATCGAAGTAGATTATGATGAGTTGCCTGCAACTGTAACACCTGAAGATGCGGGTAGCCAAAATCCAACAGCCATACCACATGAGCCAGCACCAGAGGCGTCACCAGGACGACCTAACGTGTTCTTCTATCAACCTTTAAGATACAAAGATGTTGATGCAGCTTTTGCGGATTCCGATGTAATCCATGAAGCTACATACAAGATGCCAAACGACCCACACGGTCCCATCTGCCCAGTAACTGGAGCAGCTGCATGGGAAGGGTCAAACCGCATGCATGTTTGGGGTGATGTCCAGAACATTCATCCATTACCATGGCCATTGTCAGCAGTATATGCCGGGTTGCCGCAGAACAAGGTAACATTCCACGGTCCAGAAATATGTGCAGCAGGTTTCGGTGGTAAGAACCTAGGTGGTGGAGCTTTCTATGCTGCTTTCGTAACTAAATTGACTGGCAGACCTTCTATATGCACATTTAATCAAAAGATGTCTCTATCTTGGACTTCCAGGCCTCCTTGGACATGGAAGATTAAGATAGGAGCCAAGAACGATGGTACCTTTACAGGTATTGAGGCTGAAGCATACATCTGTGGTCCATATGGTAGATTCATGGGTGGAGGTGGACTGCATGAAAGAGCAAGAAACGGAATCGCAGGTACTTATAGATGGCAGGCAGCTAAATTTGATGGATATGCGGCTTATGCGAACACCCAGAACACGCTCTCATATAGAGGTTTCAGTTCCCCAGAGACATGCTTTGCAGTGGAACTAGCTGTAAGTGAATTGGCCGACAAATTAGGTATGGATCAAGTGGAGATAAGACTAAAGAACGCACTTAATGAAGGAGAAAGAGACATTGTGAACGAGATTAAGCGAAGCATGGGATTCAAAGGAGTCCTCAAGTCAGTCAAAATGATGATGGATGAGTGGGGTCCGAAGCCAGCTGACGAAGGTCCAATAAAGTATGGTAGAGGCATCTGTGGCGGAAACAAGTATACACAAGGAGGTATGATTACAAACCAAGTGTTCCTAAGAGTTAGGAGCAACGGTCTTGTAGACATAATATGTGACAGCATGGACCTAGGGCACGGACTTAATACCATTTGGAGACAGTTCGTTTCCGAAGCCATGAACATACCGATTGAAAGGGTCAACAAAGTAGAAGTCAACACAGACGTTGTACCACACACAAGCAACTCATACTCCAGTATGGCTACCTTCCACGGCGGTTATGCTATAATTGAGGCTGCAAATGCTGCAAAGAAGATGATTGAGCAACAAACCGGCAAACCATACAACCCAGATGATTGGAGCGGTATAGGAGATCCGACGAAAATATGGGGACCTCAACAATTCGTAGTTGACGGAGGAATATATGCACCTGACGACTATCTGTTAGGAAATATTGATCCAGAGACATCGCAATGTCTTGGACCTCATTACAGAATGGTTCTATTCCACAGCCACCAAGCAGCTGCATTTGAAGTAGCTGTCAACGCAGATACTGGGGAAGTATGTGTAACAAAGGCAGTTATGGGAGCTGATCCTATTCCAGCTAACGCTACAAACCTTGAGGCCCAGATAGAGGGCGCAGGTTTGGTAATGGGAATGGGAACTGCAACAACAGAAGAGAGATGGATGGACAAAGGCATTATCTTGGGAGATTCATTCTTGTATTGGCCAATGCCAACGGTCACTTGTACGCCTAAATTGGCGGATGTAGGGACTGTTATTGAGCCGATCTGGGGTGAAGCACACGGAGAGAATCCAAGAATCAACGGTCCATTCGGAGTCAAAGGTTGTGCAGAAGGTGTGCAAGCTCCAGTAGCACAAACGGTCTTGATGGCCATTTCTGATGCTATCGGTGTACAGCTAAGAGAAATACCTGCAACGCCCGACAAGATACTGAAAGCATTGGGGAAAGCATGA
- a CDS encoding 4Fe-4S dicluster domain-containing protein: protein MKAITSFSNSIIAGIIVGLFCFYLYFRLNLILGFIFGIGAGAIVFAYLRTGKEQETRRLVLFIFTFIFWISMFSFLGWMGSESIIMWTERHLRVYYYEGLPYCGTTLAPCIRNYPEIILGSLFYEFRDGLELSAAGIKITSPATLSLFVLAIVPYIATAIIFGRGWCGRLCFLGGIVEFFGSGKKSRWTLSKLRQKSKNPHLGGLRAEVKDIRYGLALGLVLLSIGLAIPFMCITCWSFIFNLLWIGLLFIVAFLVLGVILPFMTKKRWFCILCPIGALLSIVEGISFFRIKIDKKSCEKCNDCIKACQTYAMTPKAVEKTRKPTLECIKCGECISACPSDSVDLYIHGTNIKARSWFMPLTVAAGFTLYMWFVLMIIQVVPRLLNL, encoded by the coding sequence TTGAAGGCAATTACAAGCTTTAGCAACTCCATAATTGCTGGAATCATTGTTGGTTTATTCTGTTTCTACTTGTACTTTAGACTAAACCTTATTTTAGGATTTATATTTGGAATCGGAGCAGGTGCAATTGTTTTTGCATATCTTCGTACTGGTAAAGAACAGGAAACAAGGCGCTTAGTATTATTTATTTTTACTTTTATTTTTTGGATAAGCATGTTCTCCTTTTTGGGATGGATGGGTTCAGAATCGATAATAATGTGGACTGAGCGACATCTAAGGGTTTATTACTATGAGGGGCTTCCTTACTGTGGTACTACTTTAGCACCTTGTATTAGGAATTATCCTGAGATAATTTTAGGATCTTTATTTTATGAGTTTCGAGATGGACTTGAGTTATCTGCAGCTGGAATAAAAATAACTTCACCAGCCACGTTGTCTTTATTCGTTCTTGCAATAGTACCTTACATTGCCACGGCTATTATTTTTGGAAGGGGATGGTGTGGAAGGCTTTGCTTTTTAGGGGGTATTGTTGAATTCTTCGGGAGTGGAAAAAAAAGCAGATGGACTTTGTCAAAACTGAGACAGAAATCTAAGAACCCTCATTTGGGTGGATTAAGAGCAGAAGTAAAAGATATACGATATGGCCTAGCTCTAGGATTGGTGTTACTCTCAATTGGTTTGGCCATTCCGTTCATGTGCATCACTTGTTGGTCATTTATATTCAATCTATTGTGGATCGGTCTTCTTTTTATTGTAGCATTTCTTGTGTTAGGAGTAATACTGCCTTTTATGACCAAGAAAAGATGGTTCTGCATTTTATGCCCAATAGGGGCTTTGCTTTCAATTGTTGAGGGTATCTCATTCTTTAGGATAAAAATAGACAAAAAATCATGTGAGAAATGTAATGACTGTATAAAAGCCTGTCAGACATATGCTATGACACCAAAAGCGGTGGAAAAAACTAGAAAACCAACTCTAGAATGTATTAAATGTGGCGAATGTATTAGTGCTTGTCCTAGCGATTCTGTAGACCTCTATATACACGGCACCAATATAAAAGCAAGGTCATGGTTCATGCCGCTTACGGTGGCTGCTGGCTTCACTTTGTATATGTGGTTTGTGCTGATGATAATTCAAGTCGTACCAAGATTACTTAACCTATAA
- a CDS encoding FAD binding domain-containing protein → MRAVANIKYYNATTTKEACEVLAANEGKAKVYAGGTDVLDWLKRRYMPTPEVVVNVKNIPGMKDISEEGGGLKIGACVTLADLRANGTVQSKYKMLADAVRLGPAPSIQNLATVAGDVCQEVRCWYYRMEDFYCYRKGGPVCFAPAGRNIFHAIMEQKVCNAVVAGDLGPALAALNAKLQIEGMGGSREVEMKDFYVVLGNVLKPDEIITSIMIPEAPSKGTFQKSRVRSAIDFAMVSCAAATTSKGTTVALGGVAPVLVVGTPSEVNAAIDGASPLSENKYKVGVAKSMVAKATA, encoded by the coding sequence ATGAGAGCAGTAGCAAATATCAAATATTATAATGCGACCACTACAAAAGAAGCATGTGAAGTACTAGCTGCAAATGAAGGAAAGGCAAAAGTCTATGCCGGTGGAACAGACGTACTCGACTGGCTTAAGAGAAGGTACATGCCAACTCCTGAAGTTGTAGTAAACGTCAAAAACATTCCAGGAATGAAGGATATATCTGAGGAAGGCGGAGGCCTAAAGATAGGCGCATGTGTCACATTAGCTGATTTAAGGGCTAATGGTACTGTTCAGAGCAAATATAAGATGCTCGCTGATGCCGTAAGGTTGGGACCAGCCCCCTCCATACAGAACTTAGCAACAGTTGCTGGTGATGTCTGCCAGGAAGTTAGATGTTGGTACTATCGAATGGAGGACTTTTACTGCTACAGAAAAGGTGGCCCTGTATGCTTTGCTCCAGCTGGACGTAACATCTTCCATGCTATAATGGAGCAGAAAGTATGCAATGCCGTCGTAGCAGGAGACCTTGGACCAGCACTAGCTGCACTGAATGCTAAGCTCCAGATCGAAGGTATGGGCGGTTCCAGAGAAGTGGAGATGAAAGATTTCTATGTGGTTCTAGGCAACGTCCTAAAACCAGACGAGATTATCACCTCCATAATGATTCCTGAGGCACCATCAAAGGGAACATTCCAAAAGAGCAGAGTTAGATCAGCCATCGACTTCGCTATGGTGAGCTGCGCAGCAGCAACGACTAGCAAAGGAACCACCGTTGCACTTGGTGGAGTAGCGCCTGTACTAGTTGTCGGAACCCCAAGTGAAGTCAATGCAGCGATCGACGGAGCATCTCCGTTAAGCGAGAATAAATACAAAGTTGGCGTCGCAAAAAGCATGGTTGCAAAAGCAACCGCATAA
- a CDS encoding 4Fe-4S binding protein codes for MKPITNMKNSIIASFIVGLFCFYLYFRLNIILGLLFGVGTGAIIFAYLRSGKEQEVRLLVLYIFTLIFWIGLFSFLAWLGWESIIIWVRYHLRVYYFEGLPYVGTTIAPCIRNYPEIILGALLYGFRDGLDLSAAGIMIVQPATLSLFIFVVVPYIVAAIVLGRGWCGRLCFFGGVVEFFSRVKKERWPLSSLRKKSKNPGLGGLRDEIKDLRYGLALGLILISIGLGIPFMCVTCWTFLLSPLWIGALLIIAFLIFGVILPLMTKRRWFCIFCPVGALLSVVEGVSLFRVRTSRKSCEKCNDCIESCKTYAMTPTAIEKTGRPTLECIKCGECISACPKDRIDLYIRGTNIKARSWFMPITVVAGFALYMWFVIIIIQILPSLIS; via the coding sequence TTGAAACCAATAACTAATATGAAAAACTCTATTATTGCTAGTTTTATTGTTGGTTTGTTTTGCTTCTACTTATACTTCAGATTAAACATAATTTTAGGACTTTTATTTGGAGTTGGAACAGGCGCAATTATTTTCGCATATCTTCGTTCTGGTAAAGAACAGGAAGTAAGGCTTTTAGTATTATATATCTTCACCCTAATTTTTTGGATAGGTTTGTTTTCCTTCTTGGCATGGCTTGGGTGGGAATCGATCATAATATGGGTTAGGTACCATCTGAGAGTTTATTACTTTGAGGGACTTCCCTATGTTGGCACTACAATTGCGCCTTGTATTAGGAATTATCCAGAGATAATTTTGGGGGCTTTATTGTATGGATTTCGAGATGGACTTGACTTGTCTGCTGCTGGAATAATGATAGTTCAGCCAGCCACCCTTTCTTTATTTATTTTTGTAGTAGTACCCTACATAGTTGCGGCCATTGTTCTTGGGAGAGGATGGTGTGGACGATTGTGCTTTTTTGGAGGTGTTGTTGAATTTTTTTCAAGAGTTAAAAAAGAGAGATGGCCTTTGTCAAGTTTGAGAAAGAAATCTAAGAATCCTGGTTTGGGTGGACTTAGAGACGAAATTAAGGATTTAAGATATGGTCTAGCTTTAGGACTAATATTAATCTCGATCGGTTTGGGAATTCCATTTATGTGCGTTACTTGTTGGACATTTCTACTCAGTCCACTTTGGATTGGGGCTCTTCTCATCATCGCTTTTCTAATCTTTGGAGTAATTCTTCCATTAATGACTAAGAGAAGATGGTTCTGCATTTTTTGCCCTGTGGGAGCTTTGCTTTCAGTCGTTGAAGGCGTATCGTTATTTAGGGTAAGAACAAGTAGAAAATCATGCGAAAAATGTAATGATTGTATAGAATCCTGTAAAACATATGCTATGACACCAACTGCTATAGAAAAAACTGGAAGACCAACTCTAGAATGTATTAAATGTGGTGAGTGTATAAGTGCATGTCCTAAAGATCGTATAGACCTCTATATACGCGGTACCAATATTAAGGCAAGGTCGTGGTTCATGCCTATAACGGTGGTTGCTGGTTTCGCTTTATATATGTGGTTCGTCATAATCATAATCCAAATCTTACCATCATTGATTAGCTAG
- a CDS encoding 3-oxoacid CoA-transferase, with protein sequence MKKKGRKYSDIEIMAYIAAKQIEDCKSVFVGTGLPMIATILAQRTHAPNILIVFEAGGIGPQIPVLPISVGDSRTFYKGLAASSMHEAMSAAQSGYIDYGFLGAAQIDMYGNINTTVIGNHDKPKVRLPGSGGGNDVGSLCHRTITIMRQDKKRFVKKLDFLTTPGYLTGPGSREKVGLPEDTGPYRVITQLGVYGFDNTSKRMRLLSMHPGITIEEIKENCEFDLIIPDEVESSMEPTQKDIDMLKEIDPTGIVIRR encoded by the coding sequence ATGAAAAAGAAAGGAAGAAAATATTCTGATATCGAAATAATGGCGTATATAGCAGCAAAACAAATCGAAGATTGTAAATCAGTTTTTGTGGGAACAGGACTACCTATGATAGCAACGATATTGGCTCAAAGGACGCATGCTCCAAATATCCTCATAGTTTTCGAAGCAGGTGGAATTGGACCACAAATTCCTGTTTTACCGATTTCAGTAGGTGATTCAAGAACCTTCTATAAAGGATTGGCTGCTTCAAGTATGCATGAAGCTATGTCGGCCGCTCAATCAGGATATATAGATTATGGATTCTTAGGGGCTGCGCAAATAGACATGTATGGCAATATAAATACAACAGTTATTGGTAATCACGATAAACCTAAGGTACGCTTACCAGGTAGCGGAGGTGGAAACGATGTCGGTTCCTTATGTCATAGAACAATTACAATTATGAGGCAAGACAAAAAGCGTTTCGTTAAAAAACTTGACTTTTTAACAACGCCAGGATACCTAACTGGACCGGGTTCACGAGAAAAAGTTGGTTTACCTGAAGATACCGGTCCGTATAGAGTCATCACCCAACTTGGGGTTTATGGATTTGATAATACAAGTAAGAGAATGAGACTATTGTCAATGCATCCAGGTATTACAATTGAAGAGATTAAGGAAAATTGTGAATTTGATCTAATAATTCCTGATGAAGTTGAATCGAGTATGGAACCCACTCAAAAAGATATTGAC